A DNA window from Portunus trituberculatus isolate SZX2019 chromosome 47, ASM1759143v1, whole genome shotgun sequence contains the following coding sequences:
- the LOC123520462 gene encoding vacuolar protein sorting-associated protein 33B-like isoform X1 encodes MSHGVDKMYRLERVPPPVQSSQRVYLIRPSLLQLKTLADHVHSDHAAHPELHVHVVVVPRLVSWVTGLLEEEGLYGALTLHEFCPDFIPLDDDLLSLEMTSFFRDAFLEGDFSGCVDVARAINTLQGLFGQIPYVLAHGRAAKAVVNTLDLLNNQNSPKKTSQMPEISHLFIFDRDADYVTPLLTQLTYEGALDDHFGINAGVVEFPGEVVGQDTPRKVPLNSKDTIYDNIRNKHFASVSSYLITKAKEVNAKKEQAQNMTASQMKDFVANELRTLQTCHATLALHLRACESITKSVKQDFETQLTTEHGLVTGASNAGQVRKFLKNCLARMQPLTDNLRLFCLYSLTQDGLSQKDYKELASQVLAAHGHKHLITLNNLRQLNLLSATESSTSSTGVNRDSSSTNIQGRLAQVTSLLPKKGQGWRAAAKRLRLIPDPDKAIDLHNPSEPSYVFNGAYTPVMAKVVSEALSVRGAFTQTLLDSLKVLPGTTTSQAPAPGSPVGPHVALVVMMGGITYTEVAALRLLAVTSGTRIIVASTSTINGDQLISGVVHK; translated from the exons AT GAGTCATGGGGTAGACAAGATGTACCGCTTAGAGAGAGTCCCACCGCCGGTGCAGAGTAGCCAGCGAGTGTACCTGATACGGCCATCCCTACTGCAACTCAAAACATTGGCTGACCATGTGCATTCTGACCATGCTGCACACCCTGAGCTGCA TGTGCATGTAGTGGTGGTGCCACGGTTGGTATCCTGGGTCACAGGGTTACTGGAAGAGGAGGGCCTCTATGGTGCCCTTACCCTTCATGAATTTTGCCCTGACTTCATTCCTCTTGATGATGATTTGCTGTCACTGGAAATGACATCCTTCTTCAG AGATGCATTTCTTGAAGGGGACTTCAGTGGGTGTGTAGATGTAGCTCGAGCCATCAACACATTACAGGGACTCTTCGGTCAAATTCCATATGTACTGGCACATGGGAGAGCAGCCAAGGCAGTGGTCAACACTCTGGATCTCCTCAACAACCAAAACTCTCCCAAAAAGACAAGCCAG atGCCAGAAATCAGTCACCTCTTCATATTTGACCGAGATGCAGATTATGTGACGCCTCTCTTGACTCAGCTAACCTACGAAGGCGCCTTAGATGACCACTTCGGAATTAATGCAGGAGTGGTAGAGTTCCCTGGAGAGGTAGTGGGACAGGATACACCGCGCAAAGTTCCTCTGAACAGCAAAGACACCATTTATGACAACATTCGTAATAAGCACTTTGCATCTGTATCAAGCTATCTCATAACAAAAGCAAAAGAGGTGAATGCCAAGAAGGAACAAGCACAGAACATGACTGCTAGTCAAATGAAAGATTTCGTAGCCAATGAACTGCGCACACTGCAGACTTGCCATGCCACACTGGCTCTTCATCTGAGGGCATGTGAATCCATCACCAAATCTGTGAAGCAAGACTTTGAGACACAGCTGACAACCGAGCATGGGTTAGTTACTGGAGCAAGTAATGCTGGACAGGTCAGAAAATTTTTGAAGAACTGTCTTGCTCGTATGCAGCCTCTTACTGACAACCTgcgccttttttgcttgtacaGCCTTACTCAAGATGGTCTGTCTCAGAAGGATTACAAAGAGTTGGCCTCCCAGGTGCTTGCTGCACATGGACATAAGCATTTAATCACCCTTAATAATTTGCGGCAGCTGAACCTCCTTTCTGCCACAGAATCTTCAACCTCTAGTACAGGGGTGAACCGAGATAGTTCCAGCACTAATATACAAGGTCGACTGGCCCAGGTGACTTCACTGTTGCCAAAGAAAGGGCAAGGATGGAGGGCAGCAGCCAAACGATTGAGACTCATTCCAGATCCAGATAAAGCCATAGACCTCCACAATCCCTCAGAACCCAGCTATGTTTTCAATGGAGCCTATACTCCTGTGATGGCCAAAGTGGTGAGTGAGGCACTGAGTGTGCGAGGAGCCTTTACTCAGACTTTGCTGGATAGTCTCAAAGTGCTgcctggcaccaccaccagccaggcaccAGCACCAGGTTCCCCTGTGGGTCCACATGTAGcactggtggtaatgatgggTGGCATAACTTACACTGAGGTGGCTGCCCTCAGGCTCTTGGCAGTGACCAGTGGTACACGCATCATTGTTGCCTCCACTTCCACCATTAATGGAGACCAACTTATATCAGGCGTAGTACACAAATAA
- the LOC123520462 gene encoding vacuolar protein sorting-associated protein 33B-like isoform X2: MYRLERVPPPVQSSQRVYLIRPSLLQLKTLADHVHSDHAAHPELHVHVVVVPRLVSWVTGLLEEEGLYGALTLHEFCPDFIPLDDDLLSLEMTSFFRDAFLEGDFSGCVDVARAINTLQGLFGQIPYVLAHGRAAKAVVNTLDLLNNQNSPKKTSQMPEISHLFIFDRDADYVTPLLTQLTYEGALDDHFGINAGVVEFPGEVVGQDTPRKVPLNSKDTIYDNIRNKHFASVSSYLITKAKEVNAKKEQAQNMTASQMKDFVANELRTLQTCHATLALHLRACESITKSVKQDFETQLTTEHGLVTGASNAGQVRKFLKNCLARMQPLTDNLRLFCLYSLTQDGLSQKDYKELASQVLAAHGHKHLITLNNLRQLNLLSATESSTSSTGVNRDSSSTNIQGRLAQVTSLLPKKGQGWRAAAKRLRLIPDPDKAIDLHNPSEPSYVFNGAYTPVMAKVVSEALSVRGAFTQTLLDSLKVLPGTTTSQAPAPGSPVGPHVALVVMMGGITYTEVAALRLLAVTSGTRIIVASTSTINGDQLISGVVHK; this comes from the exons ATGTACCGCTTAGAGAGAGTCCCACCGCCGGTGCAGAGTAGCCAGCGAGTGTACCTGATACGGCCATCCCTACTGCAACTCAAAACATTGGCTGACCATGTGCATTCTGACCATGCTGCACACCCTGAGCTGCA TGTGCATGTAGTGGTGGTGCCACGGTTGGTATCCTGGGTCACAGGGTTACTGGAAGAGGAGGGCCTCTATGGTGCCCTTACCCTTCATGAATTTTGCCCTGACTTCATTCCTCTTGATGATGATTTGCTGTCACTGGAAATGACATCCTTCTTCAG AGATGCATTTCTTGAAGGGGACTTCAGTGGGTGTGTAGATGTAGCTCGAGCCATCAACACATTACAGGGACTCTTCGGTCAAATTCCATATGTACTGGCACATGGGAGAGCAGCCAAGGCAGTGGTCAACACTCTGGATCTCCTCAACAACCAAAACTCTCCCAAAAAGACAAGCCAG atGCCAGAAATCAGTCACCTCTTCATATTTGACCGAGATGCAGATTATGTGACGCCTCTCTTGACTCAGCTAACCTACGAAGGCGCCTTAGATGACCACTTCGGAATTAATGCAGGAGTGGTAGAGTTCCCTGGAGAGGTAGTGGGACAGGATACACCGCGCAAAGTTCCTCTGAACAGCAAAGACACCATTTATGACAACATTCGTAATAAGCACTTTGCATCTGTATCAAGCTATCTCATAACAAAAGCAAAAGAGGTGAATGCCAAGAAGGAACAAGCACAGAACATGACTGCTAGTCAAATGAAAGATTTCGTAGCCAATGAACTGCGCACACTGCAGACTTGCCATGCCACACTGGCTCTTCATCTGAGGGCATGTGAATCCATCACCAAATCTGTGAAGCAAGACTTTGAGACACAGCTGACAACCGAGCATGGGTTAGTTACTGGAGCAAGTAATGCTGGACAGGTCAGAAAATTTTTGAAGAACTGTCTTGCTCGTATGCAGCCTCTTACTGACAACCTgcgccttttttgcttgtacaGCCTTACTCAAGATGGTCTGTCTCAGAAGGATTACAAAGAGTTGGCCTCCCAGGTGCTTGCTGCACATGGACATAAGCATTTAATCACCCTTAATAATTTGCGGCAGCTGAACCTCCTTTCTGCCACAGAATCTTCAACCTCTAGTACAGGGGTGAACCGAGATAGTTCCAGCACTAATATACAAGGTCGACTGGCCCAGGTGACTTCACTGTTGCCAAAGAAAGGGCAAGGATGGAGGGCAGCAGCCAAACGATTGAGACTCATTCCAGATCCAGATAAAGCCATAGACCTCCACAATCCCTCAGAACCCAGCTATGTTTTCAATGGAGCCTATACTCCTGTGATGGCCAAAGTGGTGAGTGAGGCACTGAGTGTGCGAGGAGCCTTTACTCAGACTTTGCTGGATAGTCTCAAAGTGCTgcctggcaccaccaccagccaggcaccAGCACCAGGTTCCCCTGTGGGTCCACATGTAGcactggtggtaatgatgggTGGCATAACTTACACTGAGGTGGCTGCCCTCAGGCTCTTGGCAGTGACCAGTGGTACACGCATCATTGTTGCCTCCACTTCCACCATTAATGGAGACCAACTTATATCAGGCGTAGTACACAAATAA